The Prionailurus viverrinus isolate Anna chromosome C1, UM_Priviv_1.0, whole genome shotgun sequence DNA window aagccccacgttgggctctgcacttggcgtgaaacctactttaaaaaaaaaaaaaaaacaagaaaacaaagcaggggcacctggatggctcagtcagttaagcgtccgactcttgattttggctcaggtcatgatctcacggtttgtgggatcaagtcctgcatctggctccgtgctgacagtatggagcctgccttggattctttctctctgcccctccccagcttgttccctctctctcaaaacaaaacaaacaaaaaagactagCTACAGGCTCCCCCAGCTCGAGAGAACTGCATCACAGTGTTATCTGTCACCATGTATCTGAAGAAATGGAGGAACAGGAAGCTGGTAAGAGGTTGCTAAAAGTCAAGACTGGAATTCgctcattcattcaatgaatattgaaTATCTGCTAAGTATTAGGCATTGTTTTGAGTGCCTGGGATATAACAGTGAACTAGACAAAACCCCTTTCTCTACTGAAGCTTACGTTCTTAGTAGGCTGGGGTAGATAGAGGGCAAGACAGATTATAAGCAAATGCATGACAGTAGAAGTGGAGGAGGTGATAGGTACTgtgaagaaaaagcaggaaaagggggCTATACCATGTTGGCATGAGGGGCACCTTCTTTACATAAAATAAGCAAGGAAGACCTCTCAGATTGACAGTTGAGCATACACCCAAAGAAAGTAAGAGAAGAAGCCACATAGGTATCTGGGGAAAGTGCAGAGACCCTAAGGTCAGATAATGCTTAGTATGTGAGGAATAAGAGGGTGTGGAAAGAGGAGAGAGTAAGAAGGAGGGTGAGGCAGATCATGTCATCAAGCACAGTCCTTTAGACAAGAACTTGACTTCTACTCAGGGTGAACTAAGAAGCCATTggaaggttttaagcagaggagtaaTGTATCTTTGCCCTCTGTGTGGAGAATAAATTGAATGGGGACACAGATGGAAGCAGGGAGTCCAGTTAGAAGGCCATTTTGAGAatccaggtgagaaatgatgGGGGCTTTGACTAGGGTGGTAGCAGTAAAGGGAGAAGTGAATTATGGAAAATGAATTCTTTCCTACCCTGTGCTGAGAGATAGTGTTTGTAAATAGAAGGGTTGGTGTGTGTGAAGACTGAAACGGGAGCCTCCCAACAGGCTGTCGTCAGGGTTTTCCCAAAGGAGGCAGACTGAATGTGGAGGGGAAGGATTCTCCTCCCTATGGAGTGGTGGAGGATAGTTGGTCTAGCCCAACTGACCTGAACGACAAAGTAGCTCTCAAGCCCTTTCCCCATTTTGCCTTGATTTTCTGCTCGACACACATCCAAGTTTCCTTAATTGATGCCCTGGACATAAGTACTCTGGTCTCAAGAATGACCCACTCCCCACACTGGGAACGAACACTTGGTATCAGTCTCTTGTGACTGTGGTGTGACCCACACACCCTTTCTGGAGAGCTGAGAGCCAGAAACAAGGTGACTCCATCAGTTTCTACCACACCGTGCATCCTCATACAAGCAGCCAGCCTGTTTTATCTTTTACATCTAGATCATTCTATTCTGTCTCCCAGAAGGACTACCAAATCTATGTCACTCTCCTGTCTAAGAACCTACAATGACCCATTTCCAACAATATGGTATGACCTTTAAGGCCCTTCATTACATGACATCAGTCTACTCTTCTGGGCTCTTCTTCTGACACTTTCTTTGAAATACCCCAGAAAAGTAACTGAAACAAGATGACTAGAACATGTAGGAAGACACTTAAATGTGGACTGTgcaaaaatggagataatgacttcaattaaaaaacaaaattttttttaaagcagtctcctatccaacatggggctcaaactcaggaccccgatatcaagagtcacattctccactgacagagtcagccaggtgccttgAGACTTtgactttatttaaaagattGCATGGAACTCTTTAAGCAGCATAGTGAACAAACTCCTCACCTGCACTAACAGATAATGCATACTTGGTAACTTCCATCTGTTCTGTTCACCacatcatgaattttttttaatgtttatttatttttgagacagagcatgaacgggggagggtcagagagagagggagacacagaatctgaaacagactccaggctctgagctgtcagcacagagcctgacgcggggctcgaactcacagaccgcgagatcatgacctgagccgaagtcggacgcccaactgactgagccacccgggcgcccccaccacatcatgagttaaaaaaaaaaaaaatgtaatgtttacttattttgagagagacagagagagagagggagacagagagagtgtatgagcaggggaggggcaggaagagagggagacacaggatctgaagcaagctctaggctctgagctgtcagcatgcaCTGacatgaactcacgaaccatgagatcatgacctgagccgaagttggatgattcaccgattgagccacccaggcgccccaccacatcATCAATTAAAGCTGATCTGAGGATGAAGTTAGTGTGTCTTACCCTGAAGCCCAAATCCTTCATTGTAGCTTAGAAAATAGCCAGTGCTTTAGCCATCCTGAAACTCTCCTTCTCCAGCCAAGCCACCCTCTTTTTATATGGCTCTGTGGTGATTCACCAGCAGAAATACCTTTCATTTCATTGTCTGCCTATGTAACCCTTTATGGGACTACTCAGATGTCACTTCTTCTGCAAAGCCTTTCCTGGCCCTACCTTGTATTTACTAACCTGTTTTTACACTGAGTACACTATGCCATGAGGTCTCATCTTACAGAGGTTGCATTTTAATGCCAGTGCCCTGGAAAAAACTTATGATCAAAATTACCCTTGGAAATCCCTTAGGAAGATGCCAGCTTGGGAGATTGTTATATTGTATCCTGTTGAACAGCACAGCCAGTTTTTCTCCAGGATGGCCATAAATCACTGTTGCTTTCTTTGCCCAAGTATTTCATTTGGGTGGCAGAGAGTTGCAAAGTATTTCAATGACTGTAATCACATTTATTGTGGCAAAAATGCACACACTATAAGGCTTGGGGAATCTGAGACCCACCCACTGAGGGGATGATTTACTACCATCCCTCCCTCCGTGGGCCCTCCTTCctatggcgggggggggggggcacacccATCAAGTGAAATGGCAGGTaggtgcctccttccctccctgcctagCTGAGATTCACATAGGAGAATTCAGCTAAGTTCAAGTTGGTATAACCCCACTGTATCACATATAACTCCTTGTTCTGAAATTAACTGCCCAACCAGCCAAACTGGGTGCTCCTGAAGCACTCAGGACAGATTCCCAAGGGTTATAATGCTTAGCCCAGATTAAGTATCAATAAAAGTTGGATAAAATTATAGTGTCCTTTATGTCCACCCCACCCTTGTCCACCTCTGAGTAATTAATGAACACAGATTCCCAGGCCACATTATTTACCTTTAGACCAAAGACCAGCACAAGAGCCAGTCTACCTCTACAGGACAGTCCACACCATTGTCAACAGCACTTTCTTGCTATTTTTATCGTATCCAATCCAACCTCTTCAGCGTGGAACCCAAGGTTGCATCCCTgacccactttcccttcttttcccatCCCACATATTCCGGTTTGGTCATCCTTGTCACAATATGCCTGTTTATGGTCTCCAGCCTACCAAGTGACATCAGTATCTCAGAGACATTTTTAACGACGACTATATCCCACATTACCCCACCGCACACGTCAGTAGAAGCTGGGCCCTAGTGAATAGAGAGCCCGTCCTTGCAGGGTAATTTCAATATAGTTCTCTATCTTTATTGATACACCACCACACACATGAGGGAAAAAACAGtgcttttctggaagagattggaGTCCGTCACATTTCAGATGTGGAAGTAAATCCTGATGCAGGCAAGGGACTCTGGCAGTCAGAGCAGCTGCAGTAGGGCTCAGAGGAGCAATCCCTCTTCGTGGCAGGTTTGTGGGAAATGATCATCCCCTCCAGGTCCTTCACTTTGTTTTCCACCGTCTGAagttttttcaaaattctctcttgcAGACCCAAGGACAGGAAGAAGTTATTGTCTTGACCCGGGAGAGCGTTCCCTTCTGGGTTGACCAGCAAAGCCTGAAAAAAATCTGCGCTCTTCTTGTAAAGTTTGTAGAGTGTGATGATAAACaacaatattttctaaaataaaacaacagaagttgAACGTTACTTGTTTATTCGCACGAATGCCTCAGTTTActaacaaaatcaaaacaaaaacctaacagTAACAATAAACAGCGCCAAGGCTTCTGTTTAACAAAACACCTTCacatcttttttgtcttttgatctTTACCACAAAACACAGTGATACGCAGGTCAGGgattattatttgcatttaattaGTGAAGATGATAATAATAGATATCATTTACTAAAAATTTGTCACAGGCAGGGATCTGTGCTAGGAGGGCGTTTTGCCTATGCATGACCTGTTTATGTAGAAAAAAACCAGAACTGGGTAGCCATTTAAATACCTTCCAATTTGGACCCTGCCATTGTCCAAGGTCGTATACTTGGGAATGGTAGAGCCAGGACTGAAACCCAGGAATTCTGACTTCCGTGTAGGTTCCCTCAGGACACAGTGGTCTGAAAAACTAGGTTTCCTGGTCctgggggaaaattttttttttttttttcaatttagcctaccttaccttttttttttttaattttttttaacgtttatttatttttgagacagagagagacagagcatgaatgggggagggtcagagacagggagacacagaatctgaaacaggctccaggctctgagctgtcagca harbors:
- the TMCO2 gene encoding transmembrane and coiled-coil domain-containing protein 2, giving the protein MSTSLSSSSVWDNLVEYLSLSSIWKWLQATLLGETSPPQQTNFGVLDTLAPIVQVILGISFLLLLGVGVYILWKRSVRSIQKILLFIITLYKLYKKSADFFQALLVNPEGNALPGQDNNFFLSLGLQERILKKLQTVENKVKDLEGMIISHKPATKRDCSSEPYCSCSDCQSPLPASGFTSTSEM